The nucleotide sequence TGGTGCCTTTATCTCAATCGTTTTATTATTAATAATAATCCGCAAAACAAATATTAAATGTGTAGTATATGCTTTGATTCCTGCTATTACAATGGTTGCAGGGATGTTTATCTTTCGTATGTGTTATAGTTCGTCAATTAGTGGCTATTCTCATTCGCTGTCACCAGAAATATCTTTTATAGAAATGGTATTTTATTTATCTCATGCGTTATTAATCAATATAGGAATAATATATTTAACTGGATATATTTCCCTTTTTACTATTTTCATTCTTTTATTAACACGGATTAAATCAATAGATTGGACGAATCAGATACTTATTATTTATACAGGCGTTAGCATTTTGGGCTATTTAGCGCTTGTAATAGTTCATCGCACATTTACACCCCATATTGAATTATTTCATGAAATTCCCATGGGGCGATATTTAGATAGCCCCATGGTTCTTGTGTTTATAATAGGCTTATCAGCTTATATTGGGAATCTAAGTAAGGTTATGTTTTTAAGAAAAATTGAGTATTTTTGTTTTTCTGCTTTGGGAATAATAATTGTATTTGGCAGTGGGTTGCTTAAACACTTGAGCGCTTATGACATGATTAATTCTCCTGCATTAACTTTATATAGCTTTATATATAACAAAACAGGTATTCATTGGCCAAGAGAGCTCCAACTTGATTGGAATCTTCAGCTTCTATTAATAATTTCATTGCTATTGAGTTGCTTGTTTTTAGGAAGTTTAACTCACCGTAAGTTCCTAAAGCTAATCTTTATTTCGTTTTTATCAATATTAACAATAGCAACATTTTCCACCTCTCATTATTATATGTTCAAGATATCTAAATCTCCTTCTGATTTTAACCATTTAATGCGCTATCTAACAAAAAAGGACTTATTGCCTGGTGTATTTAATCCAAATGAATTTGAGTCTGATAACATAAAATCAAATGACTATATTTATAAATTTTGGACTGGATCAAATTCGCTCTATGGCTACCCTTATGGTAATAGCTTGATTTTTTTTGGACAATCTTCCAACGCCTTTGTTAAACCTGATTCTATTACCTATTCAATTGAAAATTTAGCGTCGATACCGGGTATAACTATTGACAATAGTGAAAAACTTTATTTTCAAAATAACGATGGCTTAGTTGGTAATACACCAACAACTATCAAAGTAAAAGTTGCTCGTCAGGGAATATATAAATTAGGAATATGTTCATCTAAGAACAAAAAGAAAAATACTATTATTAAAGATTCTCGCGGAAATATTTATAGTATAGCAAGAGAAAAGATTATTACAGTGATAGCAACCGGAAATCCTCCTTATTTTAATATTGAAATTTTATCCGATAATCATGGTAATGAATGGGGTTTAAAAAGTATGCATATTCAACCCATGGACAGCGTTAAATTTCCATGTGCCTATATTACAATAGATGACTTAAATTTTGAATCTGACCTAAATTTCGGCAGATATAATATTAAAAAATTGTGTTATGAAGAAAAAACCAGATAAGATTACTCAATGTTTGATGTGGAATTTGATTTACGAATAAAGTAAACCTTAAAGGCGTAAACCAATGAGCGAGACTGCAATTATCACCGGCATCACCGGCCAGGATGGGGCCTATTTGGCCGAGCTTCTGCTCGGGAAGGGATACACCGTATACGGCACATACCGCCGGACAAGCTCGGTGAATTTCTGGCGCATGCAGGAGCTTGGAATTGAAAACAATCCAAACCTGCATCTGGTTGAATTCGATCTGACCGATCTGTCCACAACAATCCGGCTGGTGCAGAAAAGCAAACCAGACGAGATCTATAACCTGGCGGCCCAGAGCTTTGTGGGCGTATCCTTTGAACAGCCGATCACCACCGGCGAGATCACCGGCCTGGGAGCGGTCAATCTTTTGGAGTCCATCCGGATCATCAATCCCGGCATTCGATTTTACCAGGCCTCGACCTCGGAGATGTTTGGCCAGGTGCAGACCATTCCGCAAAACGAGCAGACCCGGTTTTATCCCCGCAGCCCTTACGGGGTGGCCAAACTCTACGCCCACTGGATGACTGTCAACTATCGCGAAGCCTACAATATTTTCGGCACCAGCGGCATTTTGTTCAATCACGAATCACCGCTTCGGGGCATTGAGTTCGTAACCCGGAAAATCACCGATGCGGCCGCCAAAATGCATCTCGGCATGCTGGATGTCCTGGAACTGGGAAATCTGGATGCCAAACGGGACTGGGGGTATGCCCCGGAGTATGTCGAGGGCATGTGGCGCATGCTTCAGGCTGATGAGCCGGGTACATTTGTGCTGGCCACGGGCAGAAACCAGAGTGTCCGCGATTTTGTGACCATGGCCTTAAAGGCAGTCCATATTGACCTGGCCTGGGAAGGAGAGGGGCAAAAGGAAAAGGGCATTGACCGGGCCACGGGAAAAACGGTTGTGGCTGTAAATCCCAGATTCTATCGTCCGGCCGAGGTGGAGCAGCTCATCGGAG is from Desulfosalsimonas propionicica and encodes:
- the gmd gene encoding GDP-mannose 4,6-dehydratase → MSETAIITGITGQDGAYLAELLLGKGYTVYGTYRRTSSVNFWRMQELGIENNPNLHLVEFDLTDLSTTIRLVQKSKPDEIYNLAAQSFVGVSFEQPITTGEITGLGAVNLLESIRIINPGIRFYQASTSEMFGQVQTIPQNEQTRFYPRSPYGVAKLYAHWMTVNYREAYNIFGTSGILFNHESPLRGIEFVTRKITDAAAKMHLGMLDVLELGNLDAKRDWGYAPEYVEGMWRMLQADEPGTFVLATGRNQSVRDFVTMALKAVHIDLAWEGEGQKEKGIDRATGKTVVAVNPRFYRPAEVEQLIGDAGLAREVLGWEAHTSLEDMCRMMVEADIRRNRNGYCY
- a CDS encoding ArnT family glycosyltransferase, whose amino-acid sequence is MYPLQMFFRKKIHAKVIWLLVVFCAIALIKYLWQFYVPGPFIFADETEYFQNARKIAENGELLISQYNPLYPILISPLIKYFDIITAYELVKLFNILIYTSSLFILYHLALRLFSTWRQALFISGLAVLLPLSSSTFLVWANPLSYFLFFATAFCAVKFAESPYSTFWASIASIVAGLSFLSKQGGIVDVGAFISIVLLLIIIRKTNIKCVVYALIPAITMVAGMFIFRMCYSSSISGYSHSLSPEISFIEMVFYLSHALLINIGIIYLTGYISLFTIFILLLTRIKSIDWTNQILIIYTGVSILGYLALVIVHRTFTPHIELFHEIPMGRYLDSPMVLVFIIGLSAYIGNLSKVMFLRKIEYFCFSALGIIIVFGSGLLKHLSAYDMINSPALTLYSFIYNKTGIHWPRELQLDWNLQLLLIISLLLSCLFLGSLTHRKFLKLIFISFLSILTIATFSTSHYYMFKISKSPSDFNHLMRYLTKKDLLPGVFNPNEFESDNIKSNDYIYKFWTGSNSLYGYPYGNSLIFFGQSSNAFVKPDSITYSIENLASIPGITIDNSEKLYFQNNDGLVGNTPTTIKVKVARQGIYKLGICSSKNKKKNTIIKDSRGNIYSIAREKIITVIATGNPPYFNIEILSDNHGNEWGLKSMHIQPMDSVKFPCAYITIDDLNFESDLNFGRYNIKKLCYEEKTR